A DNA window from Oncorhynchus tshawytscha isolate Ot180627B linkage group LG13, Otsh_v2.0, whole genome shotgun sequence contains the following coding sequences:
- the LOC112265600 gene encoding vasodilator-stimulated phosphoprotein isoform X2, whose amino-acid sequence MSESSICQARATVMIYDDGNKKWLPAGTGPQNFSRVQIYHNPSTNAFRVVGRKMQTDQQVVINCPIVKGLKYNEATPNFHQWRDARQVWGLNFGSKEDAALFANGIAHALEVLNSLSDAGYATLPRPVSNGPSPEELEQQRRLEQQRLEQQETERQERERQERERQAAAVPAASLAPPAPPGPPPPPGPPPSGPPPPPGPPPPGPPAAGSGPPPAPPLPSPGGDGGLGGGAGGLAAALAGAKLRRVAKEDSGATAAAAPAAKPDQSHTSASIGGGGGGGGGLMGEMASILARRKKMADGGAKPPAKMADNEYSESQGQSDTLGRRPWEKSATMPSVCLTNRNHSISKSMDSTSPLSQGPRVKQAGVNNDAGGGEETDIERIKQEILDEMRKELQKVKEEIIGAFIEELQKRGST is encoded by the exons TGAGTCCAGTATCTGCCAGGCTCGGGCCACGGTGATGATCTATGATGATGGGAATAAGAAGTGGCTCCCGGCAGGAACCGGGCCTCAGAACTTCAGCAGGGTCCAGATCTACCACAACCCCTCTACTAACGCCTTCAGAGTGGTGGGACGCAAGATGCAGACAGATcaacag gTGGTGATTAACTGTCCGATTGTGAAAGGCCTGAAGTACAATGAGGCCACGCCCAACTTTCATCAGTGGCGAGACGCACGGCAGGTGTGGGGCCTCAACTTTGGCAGTAAGGAGGATGCTGCCCTCTTCGCCAACGGAATCGCCCACGCACTGGAAGTGCTCAATTCCCTGTCAGACGCAG GTTACGCTACCCTCCCACGCCCAGTGTCAAATGGACCCTCCCCAGAGGAACTGGAACAGCAGCGGAG GCTGGAGCAGCAGAGGCTGGAACAGCAGGAGACAGAgcgtcaggagagagagaggcaggagagagagagacaagctgcagcag tgcCCGCTGCATCGTTGGCTCCCCCAGCACCTCCGggccctcctccaccccccgGCCCTCCTCCGTCTGGGCCCCCTCCACCCCCGGGACCTCCTCCCCCAGGACCCCCGGCCGCAGGATCAGGACCCCCGCCCGCCCCACCACTGCCCTCCCCGGGAGGAGATGGGGGTCTAGGGGGAGGTGCAGGGGGCCTGGCGGCAGCCTTAGCCGGGGCCAAGCTCCGCAGAGTGgccaag GAGGATAGTggtgctactgctgctgcagcaCCGGCTGCCAAGCCTGATCAAAGCCACACCAGTGCCTCCatcggtggtggtggtggtggtggaggaggcttGATGGGTGAGATGGCATCCATCTTGGCACGGAG GAAAAAAATGGCAGACGGTGGGGCTAAGCCACCTGCTAAAATGGCAGATAAT GAATACTCAGAGTCCCAAGGCCAAAGTG ACACTCTTGGACGAAGACCTTGGGAGAAATCAGCCACTATGCCAAG TGTGTGTCTCACAAACAGGAATCACTCCATCTCCAAGAGCATGGACTCCACCTCTCCCTTGTCCCAAGGTCCCAG GGTGAAGCAAGCAGGTGTTAATAATGATGCTGGAGGTGGTGAAGAGACCGATATTGAGAGGATTAAACAG GAGATTCTTGATGAGATGCGGAAGGAGTTACAAAAAGTCAAGGAGGAGATAATCGGAG CCTTTATTGAGGAGCTACAGAAGAGGGGCTCCACATAG
- the LOC112265600 gene encoding vasodilator-stimulated phosphoprotein isoform X4 — protein MSESSICQARATVMIYDDGNKKWLPAGTGPQNFSRVQIYHNPSTNAFRVVGRKMQTDQQVVCVVINCPIVKGLKYNEATPNFHQWRDARQVWGLNFGSKEDAALFANGIAHALEVLNSLSDAGYATLPRPVSNGPSPEELEQQRRLEQQRLEQQETERQERERQERERQAAAVPAASLAPPAPPGPPPPPGPPPSGPPPPPGPPPPGPPAAGSGPPPAPPLPSPGGDGGLGGGAGGLAAALAGAKLRRVAKEDSGATAAAAPAAKPDQSHTSASIGGGGGGGGGLMGEMASILARRKKMADGGAKPPAKMADNEYSESQGQSDTLGRRPWEKSATMPRVKQAGVNNDAGGGEETDIERIKQEILDEMRKELQKVKEEIIGAFIEELQKRGST, from the exons TGAGTCCAGTATCTGCCAGGCTCGGGCCACGGTGATGATCTATGATGATGGGAATAAGAAGTGGCTCCCGGCAGGAACCGGGCCTCAGAACTTCAGCAGGGTCCAGATCTACCACAACCCCTCTACTAACGCCTTCAGAGTGGTGGGACGCAAGATGCAGACAGATcaacaggttgtgtgt gTGGTGATTAACTGTCCGATTGTGAAAGGCCTGAAGTACAATGAGGCCACGCCCAACTTTCATCAGTGGCGAGACGCACGGCAGGTGTGGGGCCTCAACTTTGGCAGTAAGGAGGATGCTGCCCTCTTCGCCAACGGAATCGCCCACGCACTGGAAGTGCTCAATTCCCTGTCAGACGCAG GTTACGCTACCCTCCCACGCCCAGTGTCAAATGGACCCTCCCCAGAGGAACTGGAACAGCAGCGGAG GCTGGAGCAGCAGAGGCTGGAACAGCAGGAGACAGAgcgtcaggagagagagaggcaggagagagagagacaagctgcagcag tgcCCGCTGCATCGTTGGCTCCCCCAGCACCTCCGggccctcctccaccccccgGCCCTCCTCCGTCTGGGCCCCCTCCACCCCCGGGACCTCCTCCCCCAGGACCCCCGGCCGCAGGATCAGGACCCCCGCCCGCCCCACCACTGCCCTCCCCGGGAGGAGATGGGGGTCTAGGGGGAGGTGCAGGGGGCCTGGCGGCAGCCTTAGCCGGGGCCAAGCTCCGCAGAGTGgccaag GAGGATAGTggtgctactgctgctgcagcaCCGGCTGCCAAGCCTGATCAAAGCCACACCAGTGCCTCCatcggtggtggtggtggtggtggaggaggcttGATGGGTGAGATGGCATCCATCTTGGCACGGAG GAAAAAAATGGCAGACGGTGGGGCTAAGCCACCTGCTAAAATGGCAGATAAT GAATACTCAGAGTCCCAAGGCCAAAGTG ACACTCTTGGACGAAGACCTTGGGAGAAATCAGCCACTATGCCAAG GGTGAAGCAAGCAGGTGTTAATAATGATGCTGGAGGTGGTGAAGAGACCGATATTGAGAGGATTAAACAG GAGATTCTTGATGAGATGCGGAAGGAGTTACAAAAAGTCAAGGAGGAGATAATCGGAG CCTTTATTGAGGAGCTACAGAAGAGGGGCTCCACATAG
- the LOC112265600 gene encoding vasodilator-stimulated phosphoprotein isoform X1 produces MSESSICQARATVMIYDDGNKKWLPAGTGPQNFSRVQIYHNPSTNAFRVVGRKMQTDQQVVCVVINCPIVKGLKYNEATPNFHQWRDARQVWGLNFGSKEDAALFANGIAHALEVLNSLSDAGYATLPRPVSNGPSPEELEQQRRLEQQRLEQQETERQERERQERERQAAAVPAASLAPPAPPGPPPPPGPPPSGPPPPPGPPPPGPPAAGSGPPPAPPLPSPGGDGGLGGGAGGLAAALAGAKLRRVAKEDSGATAAAAPAAKPDQSHTSASIGGGGGGGGGLMGEMASILARRKKMADGGAKPPAKMADNEYSESQGQSDTLGRRPWEKSATMPSVCLTNRNHSISKSMDSTSPLSQGPRVKQAGVNNDAGGGEETDIERIKQEILDEMRKELQKVKEEIIGAFIEELQKRGST; encoded by the exons TGAGTCCAGTATCTGCCAGGCTCGGGCCACGGTGATGATCTATGATGATGGGAATAAGAAGTGGCTCCCGGCAGGAACCGGGCCTCAGAACTTCAGCAGGGTCCAGATCTACCACAACCCCTCTACTAACGCCTTCAGAGTGGTGGGACGCAAGATGCAGACAGATcaacaggttgtgtgt gTGGTGATTAACTGTCCGATTGTGAAAGGCCTGAAGTACAATGAGGCCACGCCCAACTTTCATCAGTGGCGAGACGCACGGCAGGTGTGGGGCCTCAACTTTGGCAGTAAGGAGGATGCTGCCCTCTTCGCCAACGGAATCGCCCACGCACTGGAAGTGCTCAATTCCCTGTCAGACGCAG GTTACGCTACCCTCCCACGCCCAGTGTCAAATGGACCCTCCCCAGAGGAACTGGAACAGCAGCGGAG GCTGGAGCAGCAGAGGCTGGAACAGCAGGAGACAGAgcgtcaggagagagagaggcaggagagagagagacaagctgcagcag tgcCCGCTGCATCGTTGGCTCCCCCAGCACCTCCGggccctcctccaccccccgGCCCTCCTCCGTCTGGGCCCCCTCCACCCCCGGGACCTCCTCCCCCAGGACCCCCGGCCGCAGGATCAGGACCCCCGCCCGCCCCACCACTGCCCTCCCCGGGAGGAGATGGGGGTCTAGGGGGAGGTGCAGGGGGCCTGGCGGCAGCCTTAGCCGGGGCCAAGCTCCGCAGAGTGgccaag GAGGATAGTggtgctactgctgctgcagcaCCGGCTGCCAAGCCTGATCAAAGCCACACCAGTGCCTCCatcggtggtggtggtggtggtggaggaggcttGATGGGTGAGATGGCATCCATCTTGGCACGGAG GAAAAAAATGGCAGACGGTGGGGCTAAGCCACCTGCTAAAATGGCAGATAAT GAATACTCAGAGTCCCAAGGCCAAAGTG ACACTCTTGGACGAAGACCTTGGGAGAAATCAGCCACTATGCCAAG TGTGTGTCTCACAAACAGGAATCACTCCATCTCCAAGAGCATGGACTCCACCTCTCCCTTGTCCCAAGGTCCCAG GGTGAAGCAAGCAGGTGTTAATAATGATGCTGGAGGTGGTGAAGAGACCGATATTGAGAGGATTAAACAG GAGATTCTTGATGAGATGCGGAAGGAGTTACAAAAAGTCAAGGAGGAGATAATCGGAG CCTTTATTGAGGAGCTACAGAAGAGGGGCTCCACATAG
- the LOC112265600 gene encoding vasodilator-stimulated phosphoprotein isoform X3, producing MSESSICQARATVMIYDDGNKKWLPAGTGPQNFSRVQIYHNPSTNAFRVVGRKMQTDQQVVCVVINCPIVKGLKYNEATPNFHQWRDARQVWGLNFGSKEDAALFANGIAHALEVLNSLSDAGYATLPRPVSNGPSPEELEQQRRLEQQRLEQQETERQERERQERERQAAAVPAASLAPPAPPGPPPPPGPPPSGPPPPPGPPPPGPPAAGSGPPPAPPLPSPGGDGGLGGGAGGLAAALAGAKLRRVAKEDSGATAAAAPAAKPDQSHTSASIGGGGGGGGGLMGEMASILARRKKMADGGAKPPAKMADNEYSESQGQSDTLGRRPWEKSATMPRNHSISKSMDSTSPLSQGPRVKQAGVNNDAGGGEETDIERIKQEILDEMRKELQKVKEEIIGAFIEELQKRGST from the exons TGAGTCCAGTATCTGCCAGGCTCGGGCCACGGTGATGATCTATGATGATGGGAATAAGAAGTGGCTCCCGGCAGGAACCGGGCCTCAGAACTTCAGCAGGGTCCAGATCTACCACAACCCCTCTACTAACGCCTTCAGAGTGGTGGGACGCAAGATGCAGACAGATcaacaggttgtgtgt gTGGTGATTAACTGTCCGATTGTGAAAGGCCTGAAGTACAATGAGGCCACGCCCAACTTTCATCAGTGGCGAGACGCACGGCAGGTGTGGGGCCTCAACTTTGGCAGTAAGGAGGATGCTGCCCTCTTCGCCAACGGAATCGCCCACGCACTGGAAGTGCTCAATTCCCTGTCAGACGCAG GTTACGCTACCCTCCCACGCCCAGTGTCAAATGGACCCTCCCCAGAGGAACTGGAACAGCAGCGGAG GCTGGAGCAGCAGAGGCTGGAACAGCAGGAGACAGAgcgtcaggagagagagaggcaggagagagagagacaagctgcagcag tgcCCGCTGCATCGTTGGCTCCCCCAGCACCTCCGggccctcctccaccccccgGCCCTCCTCCGTCTGGGCCCCCTCCACCCCCGGGACCTCCTCCCCCAGGACCCCCGGCCGCAGGATCAGGACCCCCGCCCGCCCCACCACTGCCCTCCCCGGGAGGAGATGGGGGTCTAGGGGGAGGTGCAGGGGGCCTGGCGGCAGCCTTAGCCGGGGCCAAGCTCCGCAGAGTGgccaag GAGGATAGTggtgctactgctgctgcagcaCCGGCTGCCAAGCCTGATCAAAGCCACACCAGTGCCTCCatcggtggtggtggtggtggtggaggaggcttGATGGGTGAGATGGCATCCATCTTGGCACGGAG GAAAAAAATGGCAGACGGTGGGGCTAAGCCACCTGCTAAAATGGCAGATAAT GAATACTCAGAGTCCCAAGGCCAAAGTG ACACTCTTGGACGAAGACCTTGGGAGAAATCAGCCACTATGCCAAG GAATCACTCCATCTCCAAGAGCATGGACTCCACCTCTCCCTTGTCCCAAGGTCCCAG GGTGAAGCAAGCAGGTGTTAATAATGATGCTGGAGGTGGTGAAGAGACCGATATTGAGAGGATTAAACAG GAGATTCTTGATGAGATGCGGAAGGAGTTACAAAAAGTCAAGGAGGAGATAATCGGAG CCTTTATTGAGGAGCTACAGAAGAGGGGCTCCACATAG